The following nucleotide sequence is from Desulfolucanica intricata.
GATGCTAGAATGAAAATAGGACAACCGAAATAGAGATTTTTCCTAGTTTAGTGTAAAATAAAAATAACTGAACTAGGGGGAACTGTTTAATGGGAAAACAGAAAAAACAATACAGTGCTGAGTTCAAACAGGATGCTGTAAATTATTATCTTTCATCAGGCAAAAGCCTAGAACAAGTAGCTGGAGATCTTAAAGTTAGTAAGTCAACCTTAAGTAAGTGGGCAGCAAGTGCTAAAACAAATAATGGCACTGTTAATCACAGAGGATCAGGCAATTATAGTTCAGATGCTGAAAAAGAAATTGCTCGCTTAAAGAAAGAACTAAAAGATT
It contains:
- a CDS encoding transposase, whose product is MGKQKKQYSAEFKQDAVNYYLSSGKSLEQVAGDLKVSKSTLSKWAASAKTNNGTVNHRGSGNYSSDAEKEIARLKKELKDSRDALDILKKAIGILNN